The sequence acagatccacacggatcctcaggatttttgcactgggtcaccccaaattcaccatcagatcacatagcatgtccatggctacagcttgcaccaaaaaaatcacgcacccactgttgcctggggctgcagtggtgcaaaaacgtggttacaaagcacagatccacatggatcctcaggatttttgcattgggctaccccaaactcaccgtcagatcacatgtctgtggccacagcatgaaccacaaaaatcatacatccactgttttgtttagaatatttttttttcttgttttcctcctctaaaaattatgtgcgtgttatggttgggagcgtgttatagagcgaaaaatacgggtaagtatttttgggttgcgctctgcggcgacccggaagtaacggaggtgttacttccgggttttgccgctcgcgcatgcgcagacgctcaaaatgacatcacgcgcatgtgcagaagcgacgaaacgcaacccgcgcatgcgcgtcttacatttacttcaggatgtgaatgggactccaaaatggatcctgttcgtatccagaggtaccactgtatatgaaaaccaGTCGTAAGGTAAGGAACGGCACCCACTGCCTCAGCATTGGAAATAGAGGGAGCTATTACATACCTAGAAAGCCAGCATCCTGGCTGCTCTCTTGCTTCATCTCCTTGCAGAATTCTGGAGCAGCCTCATCCCCTTCAGAGAGGCTCACAACCACTTCTGCCAAAGTTCCTAGAGCCTAGAACAGAGTGGAAAGAGAGTAGAGGCGAGGAGCTCAAAGGATGTGTTCCAGGATCTCGTTCCTCCATCCATGTACTATTGCTGATTCTGCATcctgccaaaccttttaggagagaggTGGGGAGCCTTCCATGCCTGGTGGGCCTGATCTTTAACTGCCCATGCCGGGCAGGCGAAACCTGGAGGGTCAATCCCCTGCCATCACTGTGCACAGCCCCACACCGCTCTTTTAACCTCAAAAATCCAGAAGCCTAACAGCCCTGCATGGctctttgcaaaagggcttttaaaCAGCCCTGTGTGAATTTTTGAACCTCCCATTTTCAATGGCTCAAAAAGTAGCACAGGGACGGAGGAGCGTTTTCCACGGAAATGAGAATAACCCCCTCCATTCTAACACACGTCCTACCACCCATCATGGGAGCACTTCTTGCTCCAGCAAATGAACAATTGGGTGTTTGCCTTAAAGTTtccaattgttcctttgaagCCCCTCCATTATACATGGCATCaagtagagggtgggtgggtttggctcgcccaaaatggccttgcaggccaaatggggaTGACCAGTGGTTCCCCAGCTCCTTTGCCTCACCTGTCCTCCCCATCCTTCAGCCTTTTGCTGTCTCATCAGGAAATCCTCAGCCAGGACCACAGCCTGGAAGCAGGTTGCCGGACTCCCATCTCGGACCCAGCTCTGCATTGCCGGTGGCAAGACCGCCaagaactgctccaggatcaccagcTCCAGCATCTGCTCCTTGGTGCGCctctctggcttcagccactcaCGGCACAGCGCATGCAGTCGGTTGCAGGCCTCTCGGGGCCCCTcagcctcctggtagcagaaaaGCCGGAAGCGCTGGCGCTCTGTCTCTGTCACAGCGGCACCCTTGCTTGAGATCTCTTTGCCCACTTTGACGCCGTCTCCCCTTTCACCAGAGTCCAGATCAGCTGAGGTTTGGGGAGCTCCTCCTTTGAGGCCTGGCGAAAGACCGGTTGCCACCTCTCCGCAAGGTCCCAAATCATCTACCGTTTCGGAAGGGACCAGGGAGGATTTGGTCACTTCCCAGCGCATGGTCTTTGGAGACTCTGGGCTCTCCCGGTCAGGGCTGTGCACCGCCTTCAGGAACTCCTGCCATTGGACTTCCCAGCTGTGGGCCAATCCCTCCTCAGCTTCCAGCCGCCCTGGTCTCGGCATGGCCCAGCTCGCAAACTCTCCAATCGTCCCAACCTGGGCAATGCAGGGAGTCTTTGCTTCTCTCTTCATTGCTTCCAGATCCCCAGGATTGACCATGTCCACCTCAGCTGCTGCCCATTCTCCTGACATCTTTACCGCAGACAAATCTTGAAAACAGTTCCTAAgcgaataataattattttttttaaaaaaggaaaaaactgaAGGCAAGAAG comes from Podarcis raffonei isolate rPodRaf1 chromosome 2, rPodRaf1.pri, whole genome shotgun sequence and encodes:
- the LOC128409272 gene encoding zinc finger protein 263-like; translated protein: MSGEWAAAEVDMVNPGDLEAMKREAKTPCIAQVGTIGEFASWAMPRPGRLEAEEGLAHSWEVQWQEFLKAVHSPDRESPESPKTMRWEVTKSSLVPSETVDDLGPCGEVATGLSPGLKGGAPQTSADLDSGERGDGVKVGKEISSKGAAVTETERQRFRLFCYQEAEGPREACNRLHALCREWLKPERRTKEQMLELVILEQFLAVLPPAMQSWVRDGSPATCFQAVVLAEDFLMRQQKAEGWGGQALGTLAEVVVSLSEGDEAAPEFCKEMKQESSQDAGFLGTNELTSENNVGREEMEVNVRVLGIAEQHDESWQERSVAAEACEQLPELSVPPVGTQERRSAFSRRSGTWWQGVENQRTPTEPELYICTVCGRSFTRRLNLFWHQKIHTGQKCHWCPVCGQRFARKEKLVSHQKVHKERVTAGRRGQAGEIAAKSPGITTAGV